The genomic stretch taaaggcaacaatataacatgtatcgtgtgttgcacggcttgaaggaagaagatgttcccgttctcgtatcggatataagggtcgcaattatgctgtgatgtcaagcaacaaccgtcttcttcaaaacgttacatatttgttaatgaagtgttatgaattttctaaaatggACTCAGCGCCGTGAGCAGAGCTTGCTgaacttttttgtttgaaatcggatttgtttcgcatctaccgcttgtgatgcacagtgttaatgaatcgtaatatacatcacactgctgcgcaattgcagcagcatctaactgcaatcaaagttgcaatttagtaataaccattcattatgctcttccaaatatatttattagccttgaaaaagactggttgctgcagttgcaaatttcattcaattatcgcataaatgcttcatggtccagatagcgcgcgatatccgctctgacaaagatttttttcGCACGATCAACTTAGGTATCAACGCacccagcgcgatcagccagaaattgaaacccggcttttctttcttcttcacgatcagcaaccaacgtccgtgtggtatcggcacaatcatggaatgaattatacataaaacacgcgcattcttagtcaactaggtatattctgtcgaccttgttagggaaggaagcattgtgcgaccaatcagaggtcgacatttgcgtttcgaaaaggcttgacaattttcaatagtacaatcgttcgaacaatcagattacaactttctgcattcgGACGGGTGcttagttgattttccaatcgattactgcaaaaatgacgaaaatcggttggaaaccgactgagcttaaaacggttgaaaatggacaatttttgtgacgctctcgatgtttttggtttttgaaattggatccctgtaatgaaactggtcccctgtgtatgttgccgtaagacgtaattctacgtcaaaaaatgttttgttaCTTGCATCAAACGAATCttttaaacaacaaaaaaacgtgACTTCCACCCATTTTACTAACGTACCCACGCACTTCATTGCAGCTAATACTTAACAAGCAATATTTCAAAGCTGCTCATACTAACATTGCACCACTAAAAATTCCCGCTAATCGATGACTTCCTCTTGAAGTACTCAATTTAGATTTTATGCCACTGACTCACGAAAATGATCGTTTTGCTGATATTGCTTATCGCAAATGAGCGAACCAGATAAACATTGCCTTGGCCAACCAACATGAAAATCCCCTGCCGATGCGATAAGGTCAGTATGATTCAATGTGGTTCTAAATCCCGTTGCCGATTTTCGATAAAATATTGGCGATAGGAATCCATGCTCAATAATTAGGCTCGTTTCAGTAACCGTTCCATAGCGCTAGGAGAAGGTGGTCGATCCAACAGTACATTAATAATGGGTAAGTTATTTCCTAGTTCTTTTCACTCAGAAATAAATCCTAACACATATTTCTTGTATCACCATCATCATTGCACGTGTGCCAGCTTCCGACAAAACTCATCCCCCTACGTACGATCAGATCCACCCACCGCAATCGAACCCCAACATACCTACCATTTATAGTAACGTAGAACAATTCAACCCCACCCCAGCCAGTAAGTAGGGAAGGTTCTTCGAGTAGTAGAGCCAATTCAAAAATACCTGTTACAACCTGGCACTAACTTCATCCTCATTGTTTCCACTTTTCGTTCACAGCAACCACGGTTATTGTAACGAATACTGCAGTTGGTCCTGATCCGACCACGGTGACGTGTCCATCGTGTCGAGCGACTGTTGTTACCCGGTTGGAGTACGAGACTACAACCAAAACCCACGTGTGCGCCGCCCTGTTGTGTCTTTTCATCTGTTGGCCCTGCGTTTGCATACCGTACTGCTCGACTTCGTGCCGAGACGCAAACCACTACTGCCCGAACTGCGGTTCGTTCATTGGCACCTATCGAAAGTAGAAAGCTTTCAAGCGCGCGAAAAGCTTCAACATAACCGGCAGtatcatcagtttcatttgagtGTGTAACAACAGCGAAAAGCTTCCGCCATGCCCAAATGGCAAGTGGATTTTTGTCGCTAGTGTATTATAGTGCATTAGATCATAGCTCTGCAGGCCGTACTATTTGAAAACTTGTTTACGATATCTACTAGTCGCCCGCTGATGCAACCACGATTTCTCCTTTCGAGTGGGTTACCGTCCGTCCGAAACCCGGCGGGAAAGAGGGGCACGGCAAGGTTGACGCGTTGGTGTAGTGGAAGTTTTTTTCAGTCAGTTGGCGGCCGTGAGCATAAATTAATTCTACGCTAGATTGTGTTTGATTGTGCTTTACTTGTTCATGTATAGTATCATTATAATAGGTGTACTGGATGCCTTGTGCTATTGTTGTTTACGCACTTTGCAAAGTAAACACTCTGCTCTGCATTATGGAATGATTTCTTTGCCTGCATTAGTTTTATTGCTGGAGAGTTAGATAGAATTCTAATCTGGCAGGCAGAGCGAGTAGGTATAACAAACAACAATAAGCGGGGAGCGTTTAACTTATTTATGCGGCGCAATAATTGTagaagaacgaaaaaaaaaccattgaaGCGCAATACGATCACATTTAATCTGTTTTAACTTTTATTTGGAGCGTTTTTCTTTAACAACCCGTCATATAGTTTATGTGAAACAGAACGAACCATTTATTTAGCAATAATGTTTATATCTAATCAATTCCATCATTGTCATTTAGTGtgtagattttgtttttttttttttaaatatatttgtgaaaaaaaggtGAGCCATGTTATTCCAGCCATTCTGGCGTCTTCAAATTGACAGGACGTTATCTCGAATCCAGAATACTTTGATGATAGGAGAATAATGCGATAGATATGAGTGTCTAGACACAAATCTTACCCACACACACGTATCAAATGCCTGCTCGAGATGTTTACATAAGCCTCACATCACTCACAACACTCAACCTTCGATTTCCAAAGGAAATTGAATTACTCTTCATGCTGCACAAGAAAAACACTTCATAGCTTTGGTGTATATTTCCATTTCTAAGAAGatccgaaaaaatgaaaatggttTTGAGACACTATTCTTCAATAGAAAGAAGGtaaataaaaaagtaggaggttgtatccaagacacgactgcataaatgacgtagaactacgtataCACTGTACTGATTTCAATCTGTCAATTGAAGTTTGCATCAACGGGTTGCTTTGGTGTATATTTCCATTTCTAAGAAGatccgaaaaaatgaaaatgggtTTGAGACACTATTCTTCAATAGAAAGAAGGTAATTAAAAAAGTATcctagacacgaccgcataaatgacgtagaactacgtacactattaacaaatgcattgagtgtttcattaccctagtaacacaactgtttttatcaaaattttatagaGCTTTTtctggctgtattgagcgctataaaactttgataaaaccaatatttttacttgggtaatgagttattatgtctactaatgaaggattgtgaatttcgtgaaccggattcagcagttatttttatttcaacaaggcttgacaattttcaatagtgcaatatttcgtagattcaaacaacatttttctgcatttgggcatatgcgtgtataattttccaatcgattgctgcaagaatgaagaaaatcggttgaaaaccctataccatttgaaaagggacaaatttcgtcccagtttttcagtttgcatccctgtgtggtatgctaaagtataacgtagttctacgtcaaaaatat from Wyeomyia smithii strain HCP4-BCI-WySm-NY-G18 chromosome 3, ASM2978416v1, whole genome shotgun sequence encodes the following:
- the LOC129731542 gene encoding lipopolysaccharide-induced tumor necrosis factor-alpha factor homolog isoform X1 yields the protein MASDKTHPPTYDQIHPPQSNPNIPTIYSNVEQFNPTPATTTVIVTNTAVGPDPTTVTCPSCRATVVTRLEYETTTKTHVCAALLCLFICWPCVCIPYCSTSCRDANHYCPNCGSFIGTYRK
- the LOC129731542 gene encoding lipopolysaccharide-induced tumor necrosis factor-alpha factor homolog isoform X2; this encodes MATTVIVTNTAVGPDPTTVTCPSCRATVVTRLEYETTTKTHVCAALLCLFICWPCVCIPYCSTSCRDANHYCPNCGSFIGTYRK